A stretch of the Microcella sp. genome encodes the following:
- a CDS encoding alpha-mannosidase, whose protein sequence is MHNDHHLVEARLDRFVRDHLTPALYRDARPLTATAWQVPSEPVPFEHAVEQPFEPVELGWRWGRAWSTVWLRVSGELPADWVPAPPEGTRVEVLVDFGYNRSRSGFQAEGLAYRPDGSLIKAISPLNSWLPVAAGESSVDVLIEAAANPDVAGEYSFDPTPYGTWETSPDEPLYELKQLELALLDVTVWELLADVWTLRGLMAELPEGSSRRHEILRALEDMLDVLDAQSIPTTAQAGREAIASVLAKPAHASAHRVLATGHAHIDSAWLWPLRETVRKCARTFTNAMDLMDEHPDFVFSCSSAQQYLWMKEHHPRVFARIKEKVAAGQFVPVGGMWVESDSNMPGGEAMARQFIAGKQFFLDEFGVECEEAWMPDSFGYSGAMPQIVAAAGSRWFLTQKISWNQINRMPHHTFWWEGIDGTRVFTHFPPADTYISELSGKELAHAERNFSEKGRATRSLVPFGWGDGGGGPTREMIAAAHRTADLEGSPRVTIGSSRDFFAAAEAEYSQAPVWSGEMYLELHRGVFTSQLRTKQGNRRNEALLRQAELWAATAALRAGYVYPRDDLQRAWHTVLLLQFHDILPGSSIAWVHREAEQRHAEVTATLEGIIAEALAALAGSGDSEAAFAVNASPFAREGVPALGAAEREAEHPPVTAEEAADGATVLDNGVIRAVVDARGHLVSLIAHADGRDALTPGHPANVLRLHRDLPNLWDAWDLDQHYQRTVTELHDVDERRVRHGEGEVAVITTRHVGESTIEQRLILRAGASSLEIENRIDWREREKILKLAMPLDVHADRIAAETQFGHLFRPTHTNTSWDAARFEACQHRFVHLAEPGYGVAIANDSTYGYDVSRDTRADGGTTTTVRFSLLRAPLFPDPETDQGEHLLRFRIAPGASIGDAVALGYDLANPLRVVHAGAPFAPLVTSSDPAVVVETVKLAEDGSGDLVVRLYESCGGRARTTLTLDGTAATIECTDLLERALADEPVGQGSSIDLPFRAFQLRTIRFRNVSAR, encoded by the coding sequence ATGCACAACGACCACCACCTCGTCGAGGCTCGCCTCGATCGCTTCGTGCGCGATCACCTGACGCCGGCGCTCTATCGGGATGCTCGCCCGCTCACCGCGACCGCGTGGCAGGTGCCGAGCGAGCCCGTGCCGTTCGAGCACGCCGTCGAGCAGCCGTTCGAGCCCGTGGAGCTCGGCTGGCGCTGGGGTCGGGCGTGGTCGACCGTGTGGCTGCGCGTCTCGGGCGAGCTTCCCGCCGACTGGGTGCCAGCGCCGCCGGAGGGCACGCGCGTCGAGGTGCTCGTCGACTTCGGCTACAACCGCTCGCGTTCGGGCTTTCAGGCCGAGGGCCTCGCCTACCGGCCCGACGGCTCGCTCATCAAGGCGATCTCGCCGCTCAACTCGTGGCTGCCGGTCGCGGCGGGGGAGTCGAGCGTCGACGTGCTCATCGAGGCCGCCGCGAACCCCGATGTCGCGGGCGAGTACAGCTTCGACCCGACGCCCTACGGCACGTGGGAGACCTCGCCCGACGAGCCGCTCTACGAGCTCAAGCAGCTTGAGCTCGCCCTGCTCGACGTCACCGTGTGGGAGCTCTTGGCCGACGTGTGGACCCTGCGCGGGCTCATGGCCGAGCTGCCCGAGGGCTCGTCACGGCGCCACGAGATCTTGCGTGCGCTCGAAGACATGCTCGACGTGCTCGATGCGCAGAGCATCCCGACCACGGCGCAGGCCGGCCGCGAGGCGATCGCGAGCGTTCTCGCGAAGCCCGCCCATGCGAGCGCCCACCGCGTGCTCGCGACGGGCCACGCGCACATCGACTCGGCCTGGCTGTGGCCGTTGCGCGAGACCGTGCGCAAGTGCGCTCGCACGTTCACGAACGCCATGGACCTCATGGACGAGCACCCCGACTTTGTGTTCTCGTGCTCGAGCGCCCAGCAGTACCTCTGGATGAAAGAGCACCACCCTCGCGTTTTTGCGCGCATCAAGGAGAAGGTCGCTGCTGGCCAGTTCGTGCCGGTCGGGGGCATGTGGGTCGAGAGCGACAGCAACATGCCCGGCGGCGAAGCCATGGCGCGGCAGTTCATCGCCGGCAAGCAGTTCTTTCTCGACGAGTTCGGCGTCGAGTGCGAAGAGGCCTGGATGCCCGACTCATTCGGCTACTCGGGCGCGATGCCGCAGATCGTCGCAGCGGCGGGCTCGCGCTGGTTCTTGACCCAGAAGATCTCGTGGAACCAGATCAACCGCATGCCGCACCACACCTTCTGGTGGGAGGGCATCGACGGCACGCGTGTCTTCACGCACTTTCCGCCCGCCGACACGTACATCAGCGAACTCTCGGGCAAAGAGTTGGCGCACGCCGAGCGCAACTTCAGTGAGAAGGGTCGCGCCACGAGGTCGCTCGTGCCCTTCGGCTGGGGCGACGGTGGCGGCGGACCGACGCGCGAGATGATCGCGGCCGCGCACCGCACCGCCGACCTCGAGGGCTCGCCGCGCGTCACGATCGGCTCATCGCGCGACTTCTTCGCGGCGGCCGAGGCCGAGTACTCGCAGGCTCCGGTGTGGAGCGGCGAGATGTATCTCGAGCTGCACCGCGGCGTCTTCACCTCGCAGCTGCGCACGAAGCAGGGCAACCGCCGCAACGAGGCCCTGCTGCGGCAGGCCGAGTTATGGGCTGCTACTGCGGCGCTGCGGGCGGGCTACGTCTACCCGCGCGACGACCTGCAGCGCGCCTGGCACACGGTGCTGCTGCTGCAGTTCCACGACATCCTGCCCGGCAGCTCGATCGCCTGGGTGCACCGTGAGGCCGAGCAGCGTCACGCCGAGGTGACGGCGACGCTCGAGGGCATCATCGCCGAAGCTTTGGCGGCGTTGGCCGGTTCGGGCGACTCGGAGGCGGCGTTCGCCGTCAACGCCTCACCCTTCGCGCGCGAGGGCGTGCCGGCACTGGGCGCGGCGGAACGAGAGGCGGAGCATCCACCGGTGACCGCGGAGGAGGCGGCAGACGGGGCGACGGTTCTCGACAACGGCGTGATCCGCGCGGTCGTGGATGCTCGGGGCCACCTGGTCTCGCTCATTGCGCACGCCGACGGTCGCGACGCGCTCACCCCCGGCCACCCGGCCAACGTGCTGCGCCTGCACCGCGACCTGCCCAACCTGTGGGATGCGTGGGATCTCGACCAGCACTACCAGCGCACCGTGACCGAGCTGCACGACGTCGACGAGCGGCGGGTGCGTCACGGTGAGGGCGAGGTCGCGGTCATCACGACCCGTCACGTGGGCGAGTCGACCATCGAGCAGCGACTGATTCTGAGGGCTGGCGCGAGCTCGCTCGAGATCGAGAACCGCATCGACTGGCGCGAGCGCGAGAAGATTCTCAAGCTCGCGATGCCGCTCGACGTGCACGCCGACCGCATCGCGGCCGAGACGCAGTTCGGGCACCTCTTTCGCCCGACGCACACCAACACCAGTTGGGATGCCGCACGCTTCGAGGCCTGCCAGCACCGCTTCGTGCACCTCGCCGAACCGGGCTACGGCGTCGCGATCGCCAACGACTCGACCTACGGCTACGACGTTTCGCGCGACACGCGCGCCGACGGCGGCACGACCACGACCGTGCGCTTCTCGCTGCTGCGCGCCCCGCTCTTCCCCGACCCCGAGACCGACCAGGGCGAGCACCTGCTGCGCTTCCGCATCGCGCCGGGTGCCTCGATCGGCGACGCGGTCGCGCTCGGCTACGACCTCGCGAACCCGCTGAGGGTCGTGCACGCGGGGGCGCCCTTCGCGCCGCTCGTGACGAGCAGCGACCCGGCCGTCGTCGTCGAGACCGTCAAGCTCGCCGAAGACGGCAGCGGCGACCTGGTCGTGCGGCTCTACGAGTCGTGCGGCGGGCGTGCTCGCACGACCCTCACGCTCGACGGCACCGCGGCGACGATCGAGTGCACCGATCTGCTCGAGCGAGCGCTTGCCGATGAGCCGGTCGGTCAGGGGTCGAGCATCGACCTGCCCTTCCGCGCCTTCCAACTGCGCACTATTCGATTCAGAAACGTGAGCGCTCGATGA
- a CDS encoding alpha-galactosidase: MTHAMLRARSDDGGRVTVSLGDSILSDVSPLMVEVDGRVASEWLKPEVSSATDELVALEGTLAGLRDDATVHAAWSARRVAGQPVWECALTLRNDGEHPVTITRMDPLSIETGSTWRVESFRSAWGDEFRPVTGHLGHHTIIESRSGRSSHGWIPWLGLERGGESGPGAHEEPAAVSLAPAYSGNWHIHAMAGGYVTAGISPWQFAVELAPGESVVAPSVVLTIAADLDAAAVALQRAVAADWLPRTPFTDGVPVEWNHWWPYEDQEVNEQVIADNAAAAHELGIEIATVDAGWFGAADPTSDWQEQRGDWSSVNTARFPSGLEALGQSIRDAGVLPGMWIEAEAVGSHSLLRAAKPDAMAHTVEGRRPDPSYRVQTESLDDDDPTFLGYVCLGSAAGREHVLESMSTLITTTGARWIKLDFNIDPDAGCTRTDHGHGARDGLLRHYEGLYAVLDEVRARHPEIMLESCSSGGLRIDLGLARHVHGFFLSDPDYTDHHLEVLWGVRNLLPPIGILHWSWSQWRGDFPPAYLDWATLSADDFDTTLRAAMLHRFGVSLRLPELRPELFERLRVHVELFRRELVPFVRDGALQPLTATPERGGFGERAPSMQLTHPDGRMLIGAFVMPGGRRPHAVYPRGIEPDTIYTVTDLADGEVRRISGAELLDDGIVTLGDDVVTSWLLIIAPA; encoded by the coding sequence ATGACCCACGCAATGTTGCGCGCCCGCTCTGACGACGGAGGTCGCGTCACGGTCTCACTCGGCGACTCGATTCTCAGCGATGTCTCGCCCCTCATGGTCGAGGTCGACGGCCGAGTCGCGTCGGAGTGGCTCAAGCCCGAGGTGAGCAGCGCGACCGACGAGCTCGTCGCCCTCGAGGGAACCCTCGCCGGGCTGCGCGATGACGCGACCGTGCACGCCGCGTGGAGCGCTCGCCGGGTCGCCGGCCAGCCCGTGTGGGAGTGCGCGCTCACGCTGCGCAACGACGGCGAGCATCCCGTGACGATCACGCGCATGGACCCGCTCTCGATCGAGACGGGGTCGACGTGGCGAGTCGAGAGTTTTCGCAGCGCCTGGGGCGACGAGTTTCGACCCGTCACCGGCCACCTGGGGCACCACACCATCATCGAAAGCCGGTCGGGTCGCAGCTCGCACGGCTGGATTCCGTGGCTGGGCCTCGAGCGCGGAGGTGAGAGCGGGCCGGGCGCGCACGAAGAACCCGCGGCGGTCTCCCTAGCCCCTGCGTACAGCGGCAACTGGCACATTCACGCGATGGCTGGGGGCTACGTGACGGCGGGCATCTCGCCGTGGCAGTTCGCGGTCGAGCTCGCGCCGGGCGAATCGGTCGTCGCTCCGAGCGTGGTGCTGACGATCGCCGCTGACCTGGATGCGGCCGCCGTCGCCCTGCAGCGCGCCGTCGCCGCCGACTGGCTGCCCCGCACGCCCTTCACCGACGGCGTGCCCGTCGAGTGGAACCACTGGTGGCCCTACGAAGACCAAGAGGTCAACGAGCAGGTCATCGCCGACAACGCCGCGGCCGCGCACGAACTCGGGATCGAGATCGCGACGGTCGACGCCGGCTGGTTCGGCGCCGCCGATCCGACGAGCGACTGGCAAGAGCAGCGCGGCGACTGGTCGAGCGTCAACACCGCGCGGTTCCCCTCGGGGCTCGAGGCGCTCGGGCAGAGCATCCGCGATGCGGGCGTTCTGCCGGGCATGTGGATCGAGGCCGAGGCCGTCGGTTCGCACTCGCTGCTGCGCGCGGCGAAGCCCGACGCGATGGCGCACACGGTCGAAGGCCGTCGCCCCGACCCCTCGTACCGCGTGCAGACCGAGTCGCTCGACGACGACGACCCGACCTTTCTCGGCTACGTCTGCCTGGGTTCGGCCGCCGGCCGCGAGCACGTTCTCGAATCGATGAGCACGCTCATCACGACGACCGGAGCGCGCTGGATCAAGCTCGACTTCAACATCGACCCCGACGCCGGTTGCACCCGCACTGACCACGGGCACGGCGCCCGCGACGGGCTGCTGCGGCACTACGAGGGCCTCTATGCCGTGCTCGACGAGGTGCGCGCGCGCCACCCCGAGATCATGCTCGAGTCGTGCTCGTCGGGCGGCCTTCGCATCGACCTCGGCCTCGCGCGCCACGTGCACGGCTTCTTCTTGAGCGACCCCGACTACACCGACCACCACCTCGAGGTGCTGTGGGGCGTGCGCAACCTGTTGCCGCCGATCGGCATTCTGCACTGGTCGTGGTCGCAGTGGCGCGGAGACTTCCCGCCCGCCTACCTCGACTGGGCGACGCTCAGCGCCGACGACTTCGACACGACGCTGCGTGCGGCGATGCTGCACCGATTCGGCGTGAGTCTGCGACTGCCCGAGCTGCGGCCCGAGCTGTTCGAACGACTGCGCGTGCACGTCGAGCTCTTCCGGCGCGAGCTCGTGCCCTTCGTGCGTGACGGCGCACTGCAGCCGCTCACGGCCACGCCCGAGCGTGGCGGCTTCGGCGAGCGCGCGCCGAGCATGCAGCTGACGCACCCCGATGGCCGCATGCTCATCGGCGCCTTCGTGATGCCCGGCGGCCGACGACCGCACGCGGTCTACCCGCGCGGCATCGAGCCTGACACGATCTACACCGTGACCGATCTCGCCGACGGCGAGGTTCGCCGCATCTCGGGTGCCGAACTGCTCGATGATGGCATCGTGACGCTCGGCGACGACGTTGTCACGTCGTGGCTGCTGATCATCGCCCCTGCCTGA
- a CDS encoding Gfo/Idh/MocA family protein, with the protein MASTSSRSTPDVLRVGVVGLGYAGTTHLTSFAGIPGVQVVALAGKETDRLALLGAEYNLPHLFEDWEELVALPELDIVSIATPNALHHPIAVAALAAGKHVFCEKPLALDTAQAAEMVQAAKDHDRVLEVAFNHRRRADVQFARRYLETEGIGRIYHSRATWKRRSGIPGLRSWFTSKTMAGGGALIDLGPHVLDSLLFLLGEPRVVAVSAVTHGELGRAGYGAMNRQEQMASDTGSFEVEDLASALFRLDDGSSVAFEITWAGHTVDDEDISIELLGVDGGVRLFVPRYASDDTLRMYRDVDGVAVTLTPEVHVPGGEHPIVIAEFVDAVRGGDWDAHRGDFALHRTAVLDACYRSAAEGREVRLES; encoded by the coding sequence GTGGCATCCACTTCTTCTCGATCGACCCCCGACGTGCTGCGCGTCGGCGTCGTCGGCCTCGGCTACGCCGGCACCACCCACTTGACATCGTTCGCCGGCATCCCCGGCGTGCAGGTCGTGGCGCTCGCCGGCAAAGAGACCGATCGCCTGGCCCTGCTCGGCGCCGAGTACAACCTGCCCCACCTCTTCGAGGACTGGGAAGAGCTCGTGGCCCTGCCCGAGCTCGACATCGTGAGCATCGCGACCCCGAACGCGCTGCACCACCCGATCGCCGTCGCGGCGCTCGCCGCGGGCAAGCACGTCTTCTGCGAGAAGCCGCTCGCCCTCGACACCGCGCAAGCCGCCGAGATGGTGCAAGCCGCGAAAGACCACGACCGCGTGCTCGAGGTGGCGTTCAACCACCGGCGTCGCGCCGACGTGCAGTTCGCCCGCCGCTACCTCGAGACAGAAGGCATCGGGCGCATCTACCACTCGCGCGCGACCTGGAAGCGCCGCTCGGGCATTCCCGGCCTGCGCTCGTGGTTCACGAGCAAGACGATGGCCGGCGGCGGGGCGCTCATCGACCTCGGCCCGCACGTGCTCGACTCGCTGCTGTTCCTGCTCGGTGAGCCACGTGTCGTGGCGGTGAGCGCCGTGACGCACGGCGAGCTGGGCCGCGCCGGCTACGGCGCCATGAACCGACAGGAGCAGATGGCCTCCGACACGGGCAGCTTCGAGGTCGAAGATCTCGCGAGCGCGCTCTTCCGACTCGACGACGGCTCGAGCGTCGCCTTCGAGATCACCTGGGCCGGCCACACGGTCGATGACGAAGACATCTCGATCGAGCTGCTCGGCGTCGACGGCGGAGTGCGCCTCTTCGTGCCGCGCTACGCGAGCGACGACACCCTGCGCATGTACCGCGACGTCGACGGCGTCGCGGTGACGTTGACACCTGAGGTTCACGTGCCGGGCGGCGAGCATCCGATCGTCATCGCGGAGTTCGTCGACGCGGTGCGGGGCGGCGACTGGGATGCCCACCGCGGCGACTTCGCCCTGCACCGCACCGCCGTGCTCGACGCCTGCTACCGCTCGGCCGCCGAGGGCAGAGAGGTCAGACTGGAGTCATGA
- a CDS encoding ThuA domain-containing protein codes for MTTPAQAPLRVTVWNENRHENYPDSLTAQLYPTGMHGAIAEGLTEMLGEAVEVRTATLDEPEHGLPQSVVDATDVLLWWGHEAHPEVDDAVVDRIYDAVLGGMGIIVLHSGHYSKIFKKLMGTSCSLRWRNDGDREVVWTVDPTHPIAAGVPDPLVIEAQEMYGEFFDIPTPDELIFISSFTGGEVFRSGATWTRGHGRVFYFSPGDQEYPVYHHAGIRRVLANGVQWAAPTRRGPAIDATFHERGWFDSAL; via the coding sequence ATGACAACCCCTGCTCAGGCACCCCTGCGCGTGACGGTCTGGAACGAGAACCGTCACGAGAACTACCCCGACTCGCTCACCGCACAGCTGTACCCGACGGGGATGCACGGCGCGATCGCCGAAGGACTCACCGAGATGCTCGGCGAGGCCGTCGAGGTGCGCACCGCGACGCTCGACGAGCCCGAGCACGGCCTGCCGCAGTCGGTGGTCGATGCGACCGACGTGCTGCTGTGGTGGGGCCACGAGGCGCACCCCGAGGTCGACGATGCCGTGGTCGATCGCATCTACGACGCGGTGCTCGGGGGCATGGGCATCATCGTGCTGCACTCGGGCCACTACTCGAAGATCTTCAAGAAGCTCATGGGCACGAGCTGCTCGCTGCGCTGGCGTAACGACGGCGACCGCGAGGTGGTGTGGACGGTCGACCCGACCCACCCGATCGCCGCAGGCGTGCCCGACCCGCTCGTCATCGAGGCGCAAGAGATGTACGGCGAGTTCTTCGACATTCCCACCCCCGACGAGCTCATCTTCATCTCGTCGTTCACGGGCGGCGAAGTCTTCCGCTCGGGCGCCACGTGGACGCGTGGGCACGGGCGGGTCTTCTACTTCTCGCCGGGCGACCAGGAGTACCCCGTGTATCACCACGCGGGCATCCGTCGCGTACTCGCCAATGGCGTGCAGTGGGCCGCCCCCACCCGCCGAGGCCCCGCGATCGACGCGACGTTCCACGAACGCGGCTGGTTCGACTCCGCGCTCTAG
- a CDS encoding carbohydrate ABC transporter permease — translation MAEEAIISKRLTSGRANGPVFIVLALVAISIVYPLYFVIVTSLRPNVDYLRDPFGLPGEWTFDNYLRLLESYGVGQAFLNSLYVAVVTILLVLILATFAGYALAKYPVPGAKYATAAFVSLMLIPGAVLIIPTYVMLARLGLVGSYWGLILVYVSGALPFAVFFLSLTFRGIPAEVIEAARIDGAGFFRTLWSVVLPMGSSGLATLAVLQFLGVWNELLWALILIPEQSMKLLTPTLASIGTRFLTDQPLVSAGLFFTASVPLLLLIFASKYVMQGLQVGVSR, via the coding sequence GTGGCGGAAGAAGCAATCATCAGCAAGCGCTTGACTTCGGGCCGCGCGAATGGCCCGGTGTTCATCGTTCTGGCGCTCGTGGCCATCTCGATCGTGTACCCCCTCTACTTCGTCATCGTGACCTCTCTGCGACCGAACGTGGACTACCTGCGTGACCCCTTCGGCTTGCCGGGCGAGTGGACCTTCGACAACTACCTGCGCCTCCTTGAGTCGTACGGTGTCGGTCAAGCGTTCTTGAACAGCTTGTATGTCGCGGTCGTCACGATTCTGCTCGTGCTGATCCTGGCGACTTTCGCGGGCTACGCCCTCGCGAAATACCCGGTTCCCGGGGCGAAGTACGCGACCGCCGCGTTCGTGTCTCTCATGCTGATCCCGGGCGCGGTGCTCATCATTCCGACCTATGTGATGCTGGCCCGCTTGGGTCTCGTCGGCAGTTACTGGGGCCTGATTCTCGTCTATGTGTCGGGCGCCTTGCCCTTCGCGGTGTTCTTCCTGTCTCTCACGTTTCGAGGTATCCCCGCCGAAGTGATCGAAGCGGCTCGCATCGACGGCGCAGGGTTCTTCCGCACGCTGTGGTCGGTCGTCCTTCCGATGGGTTCCAGCGGTCTCGCCACCCTTGCGGTTCTGCAGTTTCTCGGGGTCTGGAATGAACTGCTGTGGGCGCTCATCCTCATCCCCGAACAGTCGATGAAGCTCCTGACGCCGACGCTCGCGAGCATCGGAACTCGGTTCTTGACCGATCAGCCGCTGGTTTCGGCAGGCTTGTTCTTTACCGCCTCTGTGCCCCTGCTGCTGCTCATCTTCGCCTCGAAGTACGTCATGCAGGGCCTGCAGGTCGGCGTCAGCCGCTAA
- a CDS encoding carbohydrate ABC transporter permease, with the protein MIGALAVLPALLLVVAFSAYPIGFAFFISFTRTNGLTFEWRWFENYIAMVTDPIVQQVFLNNFKFLIAIPLVIFIAIVVSILLFERVRGWKFFRVIFFLPNVLSVAVIGIMFRNAFGYYGGVNQALGLFGIEPIEFFTEGDIAIAIIILALVWSGFGYMSLLLFAGLTAINPAVFEAAAIDGAGWWKRLWYITLPNIRKVLGFVFIINVIYTFTGLFGFVFVMTAGGPGYETTTIDYLVYLRAFSSSNLGSGAALAVMLFLFIGVLTLLQNKVFKLQEED; encoded by the coding sequence TTGATCGGCGCGCTCGCCGTGCTCCCCGCACTGCTGCTCGTCGTTGCCTTCTCGGCGTACCCCATTGGGTTCGCCTTCTTCATCTCGTTCACGCGCACGAACGGGTTGACCTTCGAGTGGCGCTGGTTCGAGAACTACATCGCGATGGTCACCGACCCGATCGTGCAGCAGGTCTTCCTCAATAACTTCAAGTTCTTGATCGCCATTCCGCTCGTCATCTTCATCGCGATCGTCGTCTCGATCCTGCTCTTCGAGCGCGTTCGCGGGTGGAAGTTCTTCCGCGTCATCTTCTTCTTGCCGAACGTGCTCTCGGTCGCCGTCATCGGCATCATGTTCCGCAACGCCTTCGGCTACTACGGTGGGGTCAACCAGGCGCTGGGGCTCTTCGGGATCGAACCGATTGAATTCTTCACCGAGGGCGACATCGCCATTGCGATCATCATTCTTGCCCTCGTGTGGTCGGGCTTCGGCTACATGTCGCTGCTCTTGTTCGCCGGCCTCACCGCGATCAACCCCGCCGTCTTCGAGGCCGCGGCGATCGATGGCGCTGGCTGGTGGAAGAGACTCTGGTACATCACGCTTCCCAACATCCGCAAAGTGCTCGGGTTCGTCTTCATCATCAACGTGATCTACACCTTCACCGGTCTCTTCGGGTTCGTGTTCGTCATGACCGCGGGAGGACCCGGTTATGAGACCACCACCATCGACTACCTCGTCTACTTGAGGGCCTTCTCGAGCTCGAATCTCGGGTCGGGGGCGGCGCTCGCCGTGATGCTGTTCCTGTTCATCGGTGTCTTGACCCTGCTGCAGAACAAGGTCTTCAAGTTGCAGGAGGAGGACTGA
- a CDS encoding ABC transporter substrate-binding protein, whose amino-acid sequence MKKRQAGALALLTAGVMVGMTACAPATPAEGESQELLIWDTGILGRTLENGDPDLENSFLDRMAVAFEEANPGVEITTAQQGGDISSNSAAFQAASIAGTGPDIRVQYAGGPTISFADFFVDLEPLLSQETLDSLAGFNVNREGFAPDGRILGMPYGAGNLFTVFQNHAILEEAGLDPADRPASWEELMENGQQVVDNTDAVGFSVANLEGYVGAWVISAMVGGELGETVFTEMFAGEVRVDDPAMVKAYEAFAEWGASGLTNPDAGSLGGGGAPLFIEGGAAYYVVGSWENNLMLESFGEGNVSSFFIPTLEGADFPLMGAGGPEIAISITEASENKELAVEFLEFLADPANQDVFVEIYQTQGSNHPDGDPSKIQNPLLREQFEQLAVSTDGIVFAFDSVMPQATIDLFYRVNAAVFLGTLSPEDAVAQLQASYEQEIANL is encoded by the coding sequence ATGAAGAAACGACAGGCAGGAGCGCTAGCGCTCCTCACCGCGGGCGTCATGGTCGGCATGACGGCGTGCGCCCCGGCAACGCCCGCAGAAGGAGAATCGCAGGAGCTCCTGATCTGGGACACCGGAATTCTCGGGCGCACCCTTGAGAACGGTGACCCTGACCTCGAAAACTCGTTCCTCGACCGCATGGCCGTCGCCTTCGAAGAGGCGAACCCCGGCGTGGAGATCACGACCGCCCAGCAGGGTGGTGACATTTCGTCGAACAGTGCGGCCTTCCAGGCAGCGTCGATCGCCGGCACCGGGCCCGACATCCGCGTGCAGTACGCGGGTGGTCCGACCATCTCGTTCGCCGACTTCTTCGTCGACCTCGAGCCGCTGCTGTCGCAGGAGACCCTCGACTCACTCGCGGGCTTCAACGTGAACCGCGAAGGCTTCGCTCCCGACGGACGCATTCTCGGCATGCCGTATGGCGCAGGCAACCTCTTCACCGTCTTCCAGAACCACGCGATTCTCGAAGAGGCCGGTCTCGACCCTGCAGACCGCCCGGCATCGTGGGAAGAGCTGATGGAGAACGGTCAGCAGGTCGTCGACAACACCGACGCCGTGGGCTTCTCTGTTGCCAACCTCGAGGGCTACGTCGGCGCCTGGGTGATCAGCGCCATGGTCGGCGGTGAGCTCGGTGAGACGGTCTTCACCGAGATGTTCGCCGGTGAGGTTCGTGTCGACGACCCCGCCATGGTCAAGGCCTACGAAGCCTTCGCCGAGTGGGGTGCGAGCGGCCTCACGAACCCCGACGCCGGCTCCTTGGGCGGCGGAGGTGCGCCTCTCTTCATCGAAGGCGGCGCCGCCTACTACGTTGTCGGTAGCTGGGAAAACAACCTCATGCTCGAAAGCTTCGGCGAAGGGAACGTCAGCTCGTTCTTCATCCCGACGCTCGAGGGAGCGGACTTCCCGCTCATGGGTGCCGGTGGCCCCGAGATCGCGATCTCGATCACGGAGGCTTCGGAGAACAAAGAGCTCGCTGTCGAGTTCCTCGAGTTCCTGGCTGACCCGGCCAACCAGGATGTCTTCGTCGAGATCTACCAGACGCAGGGCTCCAACCACCCTGATGGTGACCCCTCGAAGATCCAGAACCCGTTGCTGCGGGAGCAGTTCGAGCAGCTCGCTGTCTCGACCGATGGCATCGTGTTCGCCTTCGACAGCGTCATGCCGCAGGCGACGATCGACCTGTTCTACCGGGTCAACGCGGCTGTGTTCTTGGGCACCCTCTCTCCTGAGGATGCTGTGGCTCAGTTGCAGGCGTCGTACGAGCAGGAGATCGCGAACCTGTGA